CCAGGCGCTGCGACCTGTCCCGGCTGGCCGACTCGTCGTTGACGGAAGCGGCGGCCCGGCTCACCAGCGGGCGGTCCGCGGCCCCGGAGGCCGCGGACCAGTTCCTCCAGTACCTCGGCACGCTGCGGCCGTTCGTGGCCAACCAGATCAAGGCGTTCTGCCCGCCGGGCGGCACGCGCTGACGCGCGCGCGGCTCGGCGCCCAGCGCCCGGCCGCCCTGCCCACGCGCGCCCGGGCGAACTACCATTCGTGCATGTCGCACGAATCGTTCGCGCCCAGCCAGGATGCGGAGTCCAGGGAGGCGGCGCTCATCCAGTGGTTGCGGTCCGAGGCGCGGGTGGCGGTGGGGTTCAGCGGCGGCGTGGATTCAGCCTACCTGGCCTGCATGGCCGTGGACGCGCTGGGTCGCGACGCCATGCTCGCCATCATCGGACGCAGCGCCTCGTACCCCGCCGTGCAGTGGGCCGCGGCGCGCCGAGTGGCCGACGACTTCGGCGTGCCGGTGCTCGAGCTGGATACCGACGAGATCCACGACCCGCGCTACGCGGCCAATCCGGTCAATCGGTGCTACTTCTGCAAGACCGAGCTGTGGACCAAGCTCGTGCCGGCGGCGCACGCGCGCGGCTTTCATACGGTGGTGGACGGCACCAACGCCGACGATCGCGGCGATTACCGGCCCGGCGCGCAGGCGGGACGCGAACACGACGTGCGCTCGCCGCTCGCCGAGTTGGGGTTCACCAAGGCCGACATCCGCGAACGCTCACGCGCGCGCGGCATTCCCAGCTGGCACCAGCCGTCCTCGCCCTGCCTGTCGTCGCGGCTGCCGTACGGCACCGCCGTCACGATCGAGCGCCTGCGCCAGGTGGAGGTGGCCGAGGAGCAGCTCCGCCGGCTCGGCGTGGCGGGCGATCTGCGCGTGCGGCACCACGGCGACACGGCGCGCGTGGAGATCGCGTCGCGCGAGCTGGGCCGGTGGCTCGCGGCGGACGGCGCGGCGGCGGTGGAGCGCGCCGTGCGTGCCGCCGGATTCGCCGCGGTGGAGATCGACCCCCGCGGGTACCGGTCGGGTGCCCTGAACGTGCTGGCCGGGGTTGGGCCCGCCGCGGCCACCGGCGCTCCCTCCGCGCTCACGCGACCGGCGTCCGGTGCGCCTGTTCCTCGCGATTAACCTCGAGGAGTCCACGCGGGCGGCGGTCCACGCTGCGGCGGCGCCGCTCCGTGACGCGGCCCCGCAGTTGGCGTGGGTGGCCGAGCGGCGCCTGCACCTGACGCTGAAGTTTCTCGGCGAGCGGCCGGAGCACGAGGTGCCGCGGATCGCCGCCGCCATGGACGCGGCTGCCGGCGCCCACGCCGCGATCCCCACGGCGGTGGGCGACTTCGGGGCGTTCCCGAACTTTCGGCGGGCTCGCATCGTATGGATCGGCATGGACAACGAGCCTCGACTGGAACTGGTCCATCACGACGTCGAGATGGGGTGCGAGGCGTTCGGGTATCCGCTCGACGCGCGTCCGTTCCGCCCGCACGTGACGCTGGCCCGGGTCAAGCATCAGTTGGGTGTGGAGCAGTTGCGCGCGCTCAGCCGCGCCGCGCGCGCCGGCGCGGGCGCGTCGTTTCCGACCGTGATTCGCAGCATCGATCTCATGTGCAGCACGTTGCGCCCGGAAGGCGCCGCGTATGAATTGCTGCACGCCTCTCCTCTCCGGGAATCGTGACCCATGGGATGCCTCGCCCGCCTCGGTTGCCTCGTCCTGCTCGTGCTGTTGGGGTTCGTCGCCTGGCTCACGCGCGATCGATGGCTGTCTCACTTCCACGCCGCGCCGCCGGCCGCCGCGGCGCACATCGACTGGCAGCCGCTCACGCTCATGGGCGCGCGGCGCGCGCAGGCGGCGCTGGATACGCTGAGCGAACTCAAGGGTCCGGTGTTCCAGAACGTGGCGGCCGGCGACGCCTCGGCCTACGTGCTGCGGGCGCTGCTCGGCGCGCTGCCCGAGGAGGCGGACAGCGCCGAGGCGGCCGTGGTGGGCGACCAGCTCCTGGTCCGGGCATCCGTGAAGCTGCGCGAGGTGGGCGCGAGCGCCGTGCTGGGCCCGTTGGCGTCGCTGCTCGGCGACCGCGAGCGGATGCAGCTGGCCGGCAGCTTCCACGTGATTCGTCCGGGACTCACCGAGTTCCGGGTGCGCACGCTCACGCTGCGCAACCTCACCGTGCCAGAGGCGGTCATTCCCAAGCTCATCGCGCGCCTGAGCAAGGGGGTGCGCTCCGACAGCCTGTCCGCGAATGGGCTGCCCATCGCCACGCCCAGGTACCTGGTCGACATCCGCATCACCAACGGCCATCTCACGCTCTACAAGGGGCTGCCGTGATCGCCGCCGCGGCGTTGGCGCGCCGATGGCACCGGGGTAGCTTTCACCGATGAACCGCCGTCCCCCTCGATTGGCATGAGCCGCCGCATCCTCATCGTCGATGACGAGCAGGGCATCCGTGCCGCGCTCGCGCAGCTCCTCGAATTCGAGGGGTACGACGTGCGGGCCTCGGCCAATGCGGCCGACGGCATCGCCGAGTACAAACGGTGGCGGCCGCAGCTCGTGTTCCTCGACGTGAAGATGGCGGGCATCGACGGGCTCGAAGCGCTGCGCCGCCTGCGGGAGTTCGATCCGACGGCCGTGGTCGTGATGATCAGCGGGCACGCCACCATCCAGACCGCGGTCGAGGCCACGCAACTCGGCGCCTACGACATTCTCGAGAAGCCGCTCGACACCGATCGCATCCTCGTCACGCTGCGCAACGCGCTCTCGCACCTGGCGCTGCACGAGGAGAACGCGCAACTGCGGCAGCGCATCGAATCGCGGTACGAGATCGTGGGCCGGTCGCGGGCCATCCGCGCCGTGATCGACCAGCTCGAGAAGGTGGCGGGCACGCCGGCGCGCGTGCTCATCACCGGCGAGAACGGCACCGGCAAGGAGCTCGTGGCGCGCGCCATCCACCAGCGCTCGGCACGGGCCCTCAAGCCGTTCGTGGAGGTGAATTGCGCCGCCATTCCCGGGGAACTCATCGAGAGCGAGCTGTTCGGGCACCTCAAGGGCTCGTTCACCGGCGCCACCGCCGACCGGGCGGGGAAGTTCGAGCAGGCCAACGGCGGCACGCTGTTCCTGGATGAGGTGGGTGACATGAGCCTCGCGGCGCAGGCCAAGGTGTTGCGCGTGCTGCAGGACGGCGTGATCACCCGCATCGGCGGCGCCAAGCCGGTGTCGGTGGACGTCCGCGTGCTCGCCGCCACCAACAAGAATCTCGAAGGCGAGATCGCGGCCGGGCGATTCCGCGAAGACCTGTTCTACCGGCTGCACGTGGTGCCGATCCTCGTGCCGCCGCTGCGGGAACGCCGCGAGGACATTCCGCTGCTCGTGGCCCACTTCGTGGCCGTGCTCACGCAGCGCGAGGGCGTACCGCCGCGGACGATCTCCTCCGAGGCCGTGGACCGCCTGGCCTCCCGCGACTGGCCGGGCAACGTGCGCGAACTGCGCAACACCATCGAGCGGCTGCTCATCCTGGCCTCGGGGCCAGAGGTCGCGGTCGACGACGTGGACCGGCTGGCGGGACCGGGCGGCGGCGGCGATGGTGGTGGTGGTGGGGCCGGGCTCGGCGCCCTCGCCGACTGCCGTACGTTCGAGGAGTTCAAGCACGCGGCGGAGCGGGCGTTCCTGCTCGCCAAGCTGCGCGAATATGATTGGAACGTTTCCGAAACGGCCCGCGGGCTGGAGATGCCGCGGTCTAATCTGTATAAGAAGCTCGAGCGGTACGGATTGAGCCGCGAGACCGCCGGCTGAGCGCGCGAATGGAAAGGAGCCGCTGTGCCCGAACGTGACTGGTCCAAGGAACTCGCCAAGATCGACAAGCAGCTCGGGTCGATGTCGGACGACGCGCTGCTCCCCAAGGAGAAGCCGGCCGCCGGCGCCGCGGGGACGCGTCCCGCGGCCGCTCCGTCCGGCGGCGCGCCGGCCGCCCGCGACCCCGCGCGCCAAACGCACTCGTTCGGCGTGTTCGCGCGCCTCGCGCTGTCGGTGGTGCTCGGCGTGGCCATCGTGCTCTGGCCGTACCAGTCCCGCTGCGGATTCGGGTTGGCGGCGTACCTCGCCGCGGTGGCCGTGGTGGCCCTGAGCGGCGGATGGAGCGCCGTGTGGACCTGGCGCCACCGCGCGCCCAAGGCGCACGTCCTGTCACTGCTGATTCTCCTCTGGGGGCTGGTGCTGGGATCCCTCGAGGTGCTGCCGCGCATCGGGTACGCCAACCACGATGCGCAACACCCGGCCACGTGGGTCTGCAAGTGAGCGCGCCGTGGAGGCGCGCCAATTCCTGATACGATACTCATGACGACGACATTCAAGAATTTCATTGGCGGGGAGTGGGTGGCCCCGGCCGGCGGCGAGTATTTCGACAACCGGAATCCGGCCGACAGCGGCGACCTGATCGGGCGCTTCCCGCGCTCCGACGCGCGCGACGTCCAGCAGGCGGTGGAGTCGGCCAAGCGCGGGTTCGACCTCTGGAAGCGCACGCCGGCACCGGCCCGCGGCGACGCCCTGCGGCGGGCCGGCGACATCCTGGTGGCGCGCAAGGACGAGATCGCCGATCTCATGACCCGCGAGATGGGCAAACCGCTGGCCGAGACCAGGGGCGACGTCCAGGAGGGGATCGACACCGCGTATTACGCGGCCACCGAGGGGCGCCGGCTGTTCGGGCACACGGTGCCGAGCGAACTGCGCAACAAATGGGCGATGAGCTTCCGGCGGCCGATCGGCGTGGCCGGCATCGTGACGCCGTTCAACTTCCCGCTCGCCATCCCCACCTGGAAGATCTTCCCGGCGCTGTTGTGCGGGAACTCGGTGATCTTCAAGCCGGCCGAGGACGTTCCGCACACGGGCCACGTGTTCGTGGAGATCCTGCTCGAGGCGGGCGTTCCGCCGGAGGTCGTGCAGCTCGTGCACGGGATGGGTGAACACGCCGGCAAGGCGCTGGTCGAGCATCCCGAGGTGCCGGTGGTGTCGTTCACCGGCTCCACCGAGACCGGCAAGCTGGTGGGGGAAACGTGCGGCCGGATGCATAAACGCCTGTCGCTCGAGATGGGCGGCAAGAACGCGATGATCGTGCTCGACGACGCCGACCTCGACCTGGCGCTCGACGGCATCCTCTGGGGTGCGTTCGGGACCACCGGCCAACGGTGCACGGCCACCAGCCGGTTGATTCTGCAGTCCGGCGTGCACGATCACTTCCTGGGGCGACTGGTGGACCGCGTGAAGGAGCTCCGGCTGGGCGACGGGCGGGCGGCGGGCACCGAGGTGGGGCCGATGATCCACGAGGCGGCGGTGCGCAAGGTGGAGCATTACGTGGACGTGGGGCAGGCGGAGGGGGCCGACCTGCTATGCGGGGGCCGCCGCGCCAAGGGGAAGGGGCTCGACAAGGGCTGGTTCTTCGAGCCGACGATCTTCGCCCGGGTGCAGGCGGGGTCGCGCATCGAGCAGGAGGAGATCTTCGGGCCCGTGCTGTCGGTGGTGCGCGTGTCCACGCCCGACGAGGCCTTCGCGGTGAACAACGGGGTGAAATACGGCCTGTCGTCGTCGCTCTACACGCGCGACGTGAACCTGGCGTTCCGCGCCCTCAACGAGCTGGACAACGGGATCACGTACATCAACGCGCCGACGATCGGCGCCGAGGCCCATCTGCCGTTCGGCGGCGTGAAGCAGACCGGGAACGGACACCGCGAGGGGGGGTGGGAGGTATACGAGTTCTACTCGGAGACCAAGGTGGGGTACGTGGACTTTTCCGGCGCGCTCCAGCGCGCGCAGATCGACAATTACTGATCGGGCGGGACCGCCCCCCGGGCCCCGGGGGGGCGCCCCTGCTTGCATACGGGGCATGGCGCCATTAATTCCAGACCAGACCGGGGTTGCAGCACGCGTGCGTGCGGGACGAGAGGCTGAATGGAAGTGAACGATACCGATTCCTCCGCCACGCCGGCGCTCCCTCCGCGGGACATCACGACGGAGCAGCGCACGGACGCGTTGCGTCAGGTGAACGGCCGCCGGCGGCCGCTGGCCTTCCTCTGGGAATGGACCAAGATCTTCTGGATCTCGGTGGCCCTGTTCCTGGTCATCCGCACGTTCGTCGTCGAGGCGTTCAAGATCCCCACGGGGAGCATGGAGAACACCTTGCAGGTGGGGGATTTCCTGCTCGTCAACAAGTTGGCGTACGGCGCCGAGGTGCCGTTCACGCACGACCGGCTGCCGGCGCTGGAGCATCCCAAGCACGGCGACGTGATCGTCTTCGACTGGCCGGTGGACCCCACGCAGAATTTCGTGAAGCGGCTGGTGGGGCTGCCCGGCGATACGCTCGAGATGCACGACGGGATCCTGGTGCGCAACGGCCACGTGGTGCAGGAGAGCTACGTGCGGCGCAGCGACCCGGATGCCGATCCGTCGAACGAGGAGTTCACCTGGCAGCGGGACTATCTGGTCCGTACGGCGCACGCGGCGGTGAGCTATCATCCTTCCCGGAACAACTGGGGCCCCCTGGTGGTTCCGCCCAAGGACTATTTTGTTCTTGGCGACAATCGCGACAATTCATTGGACAGCCGGTACTGGGGATTCGTGCCCGACTCCATGGTCACCGGCCGTCCGATCCTGATCTATTACAGCTACGCACCAGACTCGTCCCAGGATCTCGACTGGGTCACCCACGTCCGCTGGAAGCGGCTGGGCGAGATCGTGCACTGAGTGCGAGATCCCACCGCTAGTGTCCGCCCCCGGGCCCCGCGTGTAAGCCTCTGAGTTCTTCGCCACCAGGAGCCGCTGCAGTATGCCCTCGCCTGGCACCAAGAAGACATCGTACGAGGAAGGATCCCTCGATCAGTACCTGCGCGACATCAGCGCCTATCCGCTCATCTCCCGAGAGGAAGAAGTGCGGCTGGCGCAGCGTATCCGCAAGCACGATCAGGAAGCCCTCGACAAGCTGGTGCGCTCCAACCTGCGGTTCGTGGTCTCGGTGGCCAAGAAGTACCAGAACCAGGGCGTCTCGCTCTCCGATCTGATCAACGAGGGCAACCTCGGGCTCATCCGGGCGGCGCACAAGTTCGACGAGACCAAGGGCATCAAGTTCATCTCGTACGCCGTGTGGTGGATCCGCCAGGCGATCCTCCAGGCGCTGGCCGAGCAGTCGCGAATCGTGCGCGTGCCGCTGAACCGGGCCGGCACGCTCCACCGCATCGGCAAGCGGGCCAACGTGCTGCTCCAGGAGTTGGGGCGCGAGGCCACGCACGCCGAGATCGCCGACGGGATGGACATCACCGAAGAGGAAGTCGCGAAGACGATGTCGATCTCGCAGACCCACCTCTCGCTGGATGCTCCGCTCACCCCCGGCGAAGACAACAAGCTTCTGGACTACCTCCCGGACAATCTCAACCCCACGCCCGACGAGCTGACCTTCGAGAAGGCGCTCACCGAGTCGATCGAGGAGGCGCTCTCGCACCTCAAGGAGCGCGAGTCCAAGATCCTGCGCCTGTACTTCGGCCTGGGCGACGAGGCGGAGCCCATGACCCTCGAGGAGATCGGCGCCCTGCTCGGCATCACCCGCGAGCGCGTGCGCCAGATCAAGGAGAAGGCGCTGAGCCGGCTGCGGCATGTGAGTCGCGCCCGGGCGCTGGAATCCTACTTGGGGTAGGAAGGACGGTAGGGCGGTAGGGGCGTAGGAGGGGGACCGATCGCCGCTGCGGTGCCGTGGGGTAGCGGCGTCCATGGAAACCGTGCATTGTCAGAAGTCCGTGCACGTCCGTCCTTCCCTCCTACCATCCTACCGTCCTCCCGTCTTCTCCATGGCATCCACCTCGTCCTTCGACGTCACCACCGGCGTTGATCTCCAGGAAGTCGACAACGCGGTCAATCAGGCCCAGAAGGAGATCGCCCAGCGTTACGACTTCAAAGGGTCCAAGGCGACGATCGAATTCAAGCGCGCCGAGTCCCTGCTCGTCCTCGCGGCCGACAGCGACTTCCAGATGAAATCGCTGTTCGACGTGGTTCAGACGCGCCTCATCAAGCGCGGCGTGTCGGTCAAGAACCTCGACGTGGGCGAGGTCAAGCCCGCCGGCGGCGATACCGTGCGCCGCGAGGTCAAGCTCAAGACCGCCCTCGACGGCGAGACCTCCAAGAAGATCGCCGCCGCCATCAAGGACGCGAAGTTCAAGAAGGTCCAGGCCGCCATCCAGGGCGAGCAGGTGCGCGTCACCTCCCCCTCCAAGGACGACCTCCAGGAGGTCATGACGCTCCTCCGGGCCCAGGACTTCGGCGTCGAACTCCAGTTCGGCAACTACCGCTAACAAGAACGCGACGGTCAGGCTGTGCCGCGCCCCCGGGGCGCGCTAGTTTTCAGCCCGTGAAGGTCTCCTTCGTCACCCTCGGCTGCGACAAGAACACGGTCGATTCCGAGCGCTATCTGGCGCAGCTCGCCGACCGCGGCGCGGAATTCGCCGCCGATGCCTCGCAGGCCGACGTCATCGTCATCAACACCTGCGGGTTCATCGACGCGGCCAAGAAGGAGTCGATCGACGCCATCGTCGAGGCCGGCCGCATGAAATCCGAAGGGCGCGCCCAGGCCGTGGTGGCCGTGGGCTGCATGGTCCAGCGCCACAAGGCCGAACTCGAGGCCGAGCTTCCCGAGGTCGATCTCTTTCTCGGCGCCGCCGAGATGGACCGGCTGATCCCCGAGCTCCAGGCCCGCGGCCTCATCGACGACGCGCCGCGGCCCCATCCGGGCATGCGCCTGTTCACCGGCCAGCTCCCCCACATCCGCTATCTCAAGATCAGCGAAGGGTGCGATCACGGCTGCGCCTTCTGCGCCATCCCGCTCATGCGCGGCAAGCACCGCTCGTTCGCGCTCGACGACGTGGTGCGCGAGGCCCAGCTGCTCGAGGCGCAGGGCGCGCGCGAGATCAACCTCGTGGCCCAGGATCTGGCCCACTACGGACGCGACCGCCGCGACGGCATCGCCCTGCCGCAGCTGCTCGATACGCTGGTGAGCGAGACCTCGGTGCCGTGGATCCGGATGCTGTACCTGTATTCGGCGGGCCTCACGCCGGAGTTGCTGGACCTGATGGCGCGCCAGCCGCGCATCGTGCCGTACCTCGACATGCCCATGCAGCACGCCTCCGATCCCGTCCTCGCGCGCATGCGCCGTCCCGAACGGCAGGCCACGATCCGCGACCGCGTGGCCCGCATCCGCGACGTGGTGCCCGACGTGGCCATCCGCACCACCTGCATCGTGGGGTTTCCCGGCGAGACGGACGACGATTTCGCGCGGCTGCTGGCGTTTCTCGAAGAGGTGCAGTTCGACCGCGTGGGCGCGTTCACCTACTCGGCGCAGGAGGGCACGCGCGCCGCGCAGATGGACGACGACGTCCCCGAATCGCTCAAGCGCGAACGCCTGGAACGGCTCAACGAGGTCCAGCGCTCGGTCACGGCCGATCGCTACGAGGCGCGCCTGGGCCGCACGGTGCGGGCCATGGTCGACCGCGTGAACGACGACGGCACGGTGCAGGCGCGCACGGTGTGGCAGGCCGACGACATCGACGGCGTCACCTGGCTCGACGCCGACGCCGCGCCGGGCACGCTGGTGGACGTGGTCATCGACGACGTGGACGATTACGACTTCCGGGCGTCGGTCACGGGCGTGATCTCCGCGCCCCCCGCGCCGGCGCTCCGTCGGCGCCTGCTCCCCATGGCCGCCGCGGCCACGATCGGGAGCTTCGGCCGATGAACGAGCGCACGCGATCGGCGGCGATCATGGAGCGCTCGCGCGGCATCTTCCCGGGCGGCGTCAACTCGCCGGTGCGCGCGTTCGGTGGCGTGGGCGGCGTGCCCGTGGTGGCCGAGCGCGGTGCCGGCTGCCGGGTGATCGACGCCGACGGCAACGAATACATCGACTTCGTGCTCTCGTGGGGGCCGCTCGTGCTGGGGCACGCGCCTCCGGCGGTGCTCGACGCCCTCGACGAAGCGATGCACCGCGGCACGAGCTTTGGCATGCCCACCGAGTTGGAGCTGCGGCTCGGCGAACTCATCCGCGCCCGCATGCCCCACCTGGAGCGGATGCGGTTCGTGTCCAGCGGCACCGAGGCCACGATGAGCGCGGTGCGCGTGGCGCGCGCGCTCACGGGCCGCGACGCCATTCTCAAATTCGACGGCTGCTACCACGGCCACGCCGACTCGTTCCTCGTGCGCGCCGGATCGGGCGTGGCCACGCTGGGGTTGCCCAACTCCCCCGGCGTGCCGGCGGCGCTGGCCGAGTTGACCCTCGTGGCGCCGTACAACGACGTGCCCGCGGTGGAGCGGCTCATGGCCGCCCAGGGGCCGCGCATCGCGGCGATCATCGTCGAGCCGGTGGTGGGCAACGCCGGGTTCATCGCGCCAGATCCGGAATTCCTGCCGGCGCTGCGGCGCTTGGCCGACGCGTCGGGCGCCCTGCTCATCTTCGACGAGGTGATGACCGGGTTCCGCATCGCGCCGGGCGGCGCGCCCGAACGGTTCGGCGTGACGCCCGACCTCACCACGCTGGGCAAGGTGATCGGCGGCGGCCTTCCCGTGGCGGCGTATGGCGGCCGCGCCGATCTCATGGACCAGGTGGCGCCGACGGGGCCGGTGTATCAGGCGGGCACGCTCTCCGGCAATCCGCTCGCCATGGCCGCGGGGTACGCCACGCTCAGCATGCTCACGCGCGATCTGCACGCCAGGATCGAGGGCCGCACGGCGCGGCTGGTGCAGGGGTTGCGCGAGGTCGCGGCGCGGCGCGGCGTGCCGTTCACCGCCGACCACGCCGGCTCGATGTGGGGATTCTTCTTCCGCGCCGAGCCGGTGCGCAACTTCGCCGACGCGCGCGGCGCCGACGCCGATCTGTTCCGCCGGTTCTTCCACGAAGCCCTGGCGCGCGGCGTCTATCTGGCGCCGTCGCCGTTCGAGGCGGCGTTCATGTCGGCCGCGCATGGCGATGACGATGTGGCCCTCGCCATCGAGCGCCTGGATGCGGCTCTGGGCGCGGCCCGTGGGTAGGGGCGTCGCCGCGCTGCTGCTCTGCTCGCTGCTCGCCTGTACCACGGTCATCTACGGCCGCCAACCCGCGCCCACACCGGCGCCCGCTTCCGCTCCCGCGCCCACGGTGCCGCCGCCGGCGCCGCCCGCCGCGCGCCCCACCTCGCGCGCGCCGACGGCGAGCGCGCCTCCAGCCGAGCGTCCTCCGCTGCTCATCGAAGGCCTGCCGCGCGTGCCCGTGGTCATGCGCGACGGGGAGCAGATCGTCCGCGTGGCGCTGCTCACCGAAGCGGCGTCGGCCAGTATCTCGGCCACCGGCACCTGGCGATGGTACGAGGCCGACGGCCGCTCGTTCGTGGCCCGCGGGCTGGCCAACGAGCCGTGGCGCGTGGAACACAACGGGCGCGACGTGCGCGCCGTGCGGAGCGACGGCGTGCCCACGGTGTGGAAGCCCGGCGCGATGGTCGCCCGCCCCGACGATCCGTCGGCCCTGATGATCGTGAACGGCAAGCACTACCACGGCGAGATCCGCGTGGTGGGCTCGGACAACGGAATGCTGG
The Gemmatimonadaceae bacterium genome window above contains:
- a CDS encoding RNA polymerase sigma factor RpoD/SigA, whose amino-acid sequence is MPSPGTKKTSYEEGSLDQYLRDISAYPLISREEEVRLAQRIRKHDQEALDKLVRSNLRFVVSVAKKYQNQGVSLSDLINEGNLGLIRAAHKFDETKGIKFISYAVWWIRQAILQALAEQSRIVRVPLNRAGTLHRIGKRANVLLQELGREATHAEIADGMDITEEEVAKTMSISQTHLSLDAPLTPGEDNKLLDYLPDNLNPTPDELTFEKALTESIEEALSHLKERESKILRLYFGLGDEAEPMTLEEIGALLGITRERVRQIKEKALSRLRHVSRARALESYLG
- the larE gene encoding ATP-dependent sacrificial sulfur transferase LarE; the encoded protein is MSHESFAPSQDAESREAALIQWLRSEARVAVGFSGGVDSAYLACMAVDALGRDAMLAIIGRSASYPAVQWAAARRVADDFGVPVLELDTDEIHDPRYAANPVNRCYFCKTELWTKLVPAAHARGFHTVVDGTNADDRGDYRPGAQAGREHDVRSPLAELGFTKADIRERSRARGIPSWHQPSSPCLSSRLPYGTAVTIERLRQVEVAEEQLRRLGVAGDLRVRHHGDTARVEIASRELGRWLAADGAAAVERAVRAAGFAAVEIDPRGYRSGALNVLAGVGPAAATGAPSALTRPASGAPVPRD
- the hemL gene encoding glutamate-1-semialdehyde 2,1-aminomutase, whose amino-acid sequence is MNERTRSAAIMERSRGIFPGGVNSPVRAFGGVGGVPVVAERGAGCRVIDADGNEYIDFVLSWGPLVLGHAPPAVLDALDEAMHRGTSFGMPTELELRLGELIRARMPHLERMRFVSSGTEATMSAVRVARALTGRDAILKFDGCYHGHADSFLVRAGSGVATLGLPNSPGVPAALAELTLVAPYNDVPAVERLMAAQGPRIAAIIVEPVVGNAGFIAPDPEFLPALRRLADASGALLIFDEVMTGFRIAPGGAPERFGVTPDLTTLGKVIGGGLPVAAYGGRADLMDQVAPTGPVYQAGTLSGNPLAMAAGYATLSMLTRDLHARIEGRTARLVQGLREVAARRGVPFTADHAGSMWGFFFRAEPVRNFADARGADADLFRRFFHEALARGVYLAPSPFEAAFMSAAHGDDDVALAIERLDAALGAARG
- the lepB gene encoding signal peptidase I → MEVNDTDSSATPALPPRDITTEQRTDALRQVNGRRRPLAFLWEWTKIFWISVALFLVIRTFVVEAFKIPTGSMENTLQVGDFLLVNKLAYGAEVPFTHDRLPALEHPKHGDVIVFDWPVDPTQNFVKRLVGLPGDTLEMHDGILVRNGHVVQESYVRRSDPDADPSNEEFTWQRDYLVRTAHAAVSYHPSRNNWGPLVVPPKDYFVLGDNRDNSLDSRYWGFVPDSMVTGRPILIYYSYAPDSSQDLDWVTHVRWKRLGEIVH
- a CDS encoding aldehyde dehydrogenase family protein codes for the protein MTTTFKNFIGGEWVAPAGGEYFDNRNPADSGDLIGRFPRSDARDVQQAVESAKRGFDLWKRTPAPARGDALRRAGDILVARKDEIADLMTREMGKPLAETRGDVQEGIDTAYYAATEGRRLFGHTVPSELRNKWAMSFRRPIGVAGIVTPFNFPLAIPTWKIFPALLCGNSVIFKPAEDVPHTGHVFVEILLEAGVPPEVVQLVHGMGEHAGKALVEHPEVPVVSFTGSTETGKLVGETCGRMHKRLSLEMGGKNAMIVLDDADLDLALDGILWGAFGTTGQRCTATSRLILQSGVHDHFLGRLVDRVKELRLGDGRAAGTEVGPMIHEAAVRKVEHYVDVGQAEGADLLCGGRRAKGKGLDKGWFFEPTIFARVQAGSRIEQEEIFGPVLSVVRVSTPDEAFAVNNGVKYGLSSSLYTRDVNLAFRALNELDNGITYINAPTIGAEAHLPFGGVKQTGNGHREGGWEVYEFYSETKVGYVDFSGALQRAQIDNY
- the thpR gene encoding RNA 2',3'-cyclic phosphodiesterase; amino-acid sequence: MRLFLAINLEESTRAAVHAAAAPLRDAAPQLAWVAERRLHLTLKFLGERPEHEVPRIAAAMDAAAGAHAAIPTAVGDFGAFPNFRRARIVWIGMDNEPRLELVHHDVEMGCEAFGYPLDARPFRPHVTLARVKHQLGVEQLRALSRAARAGAGASFPTVIRSIDLMCSTLRPEGAAYELLHASPLRES
- a CDS encoding sigma-54 dependent transcriptional regulator; the encoded protein is MSRRILIVDDEQGIRAALAQLLEFEGYDVRASANAADGIAEYKRWRPQLVFLDVKMAGIDGLEALRRLREFDPTAVVVMISGHATIQTAVEATQLGAYDILEKPLDTDRILVTLRNALSHLALHEENAQLRQRIESRYEIVGRSRAIRAVIDQLEKVAGTPARVLITGENGTGKELVARAIHQRSARALKPFVEVNCAAIPGELIESELFGHLKGSFTGATADRAGKFEQANGGTLFLDEVGDMSLAAQAKVLRVLQDGVITRIGGAKPVSVDVRVLAATNKNLEGEIAAGRFREDLFYRLHVVPILVPPLRERREDIPLLVAHFVAVLTQREGVPPRTISSEAVDRLASRDWPGNVRELRNTIERLLILASGPEVAVDDVDRLAGPGGGGDGGGGGAGLGALADCRTFEEFKHAAERAFLLAKLREYDWNVSETARGLEMPRSNLYKKLERYGLSRETAG
- a CDS encoding YajQ family cyclic di-GMP-binding protein, whose amino-acid sequence is MASTSSFDVTTGVDLQEVDNAVNQAQKEIAQRYDFKGSKATIEFKRAESLLVLAADSDFQMKSLFDVVQTRLIKRGVSVKNLDVGEVKPAGGDTVRREVKLKTALDGETSKKIAAAIKDAKFKKVQAAIQGEQVRVTSPSKDDLQEVMTLLRAQDFGVELQFGNYR
- the rimO gene encoding 30S ribosomal protein S12 methylthiotransferase RimO yields the protein MKVSFVTLGCDKNTVDSERYLAQLADRGAEFAADASQADVIVINTCGFIDAAKKESIDAIVEAGRMKSEGRAQAVVAVGCMVQRHKAELEAELPEVDLFLGAAEMDRLIPELQARGLIDDAPRPHPGMRLFTGQLPHIRYLKISEGCDHGCAFCAIPLMRGKHRSFALDDVVREAQLLEAQGAREINLVAQDLAHYGRDRRDGIALPQLLDTLVSETSVPWIRMLYLYSAGLTPELLDLMARQPRIVPYLDMPMQHASDPVLARMRRPERQATIRDRVARIRDVVPDVAIRTTCIVGFPGETDDDFARLLAFLEEVQFDRVGAFTYSAQEGTRAAQMDDDVPESLKRERLERLNEVQRSVTADRYEARLGRTVRAMVDRVNDDGTVQARTVWQADDIDGVTWLDADAAPGTLVDVVIDDVDDYDFRASVTGVISAPPAPALRRRLLPMAAAATIGSFGR